A single genomic interval of Gossypium raimondii isolate GPD5lz chromosome 11, ASM2569854v1, whole genome shotgun sequence harbors:
- the LOC105801860 gene encoding uncharacterized protein LOC105801860, with the protein MERVKESESETASSSSAGKLEEEVGRVMDQARELHESGASLLWKISNEEQSLRQKAISLESSIRRVRSSINSLISKKLLDPEFARKLEEDLQRASSILTDGEAAAFLPAEAQGRFLRMFLGPINVRASRKEVQLKVKEEYNSYRDRTAFLFLLFPLTLLILKSWIWEGCLPAFPVQLYEAWLLFLYTGLAMRENILRANGSDIRPWWIYHHYCAMLMALVSLTWEIKRQPNCAQKQRGVELFLQWAMMQGVAMLLQNRYQRQRLYTRIALGKANRMDVVWGETSGVDGQLWVLCPILFAMQGFEAYVGLLLLKTAFVGVVTEWQVICCGILLVLMAVGNFINTIQTLMTKSRFKAKMKRSKSKPELD; encoded by the exons ATGGAGAGGGTAAAGGAATCGGAATCGGAGACGGCGTCGTCGTCGTCGGCGGGTAAATTGGAAGAAGAAGTAGGGAGGGTGATGGATCAAGCCAGGGAGTTGCACGAATCTGGAGCTTCGCTTTTATGGAAGATTTCAAACGAGGAGCAATCTCTTCGCCAAAAAGCCATTTCTCTTGAATCTTCTATTCGCCGTGTTCGTTCTTCAATCAATTCGCTTATATCTAAAAAGCTTTTGGATCCTGAGTTCGCTCGCAAG CTCGAAGAGGATTTACAGAGAGCCAGCTCCATCCTAACAGATGGAGAAGCCGCTGCTTTTCTTCCTGCCGAAGCTCAGG GAAGGTTTCTGAGGATGTTTCTGGGACCAATCAATGTGCGAGCATCTCGTAAAGAAGTCCAGTTGAAAGTTAAGGAGGAATATAACAGCTACAGA GATAGGACTGCCTttctgtttcttcttttcccGTTAACtttgcttattttaaaatcttggaTTTGGGAAGGATGCTTACCTGCATTTCCAGTTCAATTGTACGAG GCATGGTTGTTGTTCCTTTACACTGGTTTGGCTATGCGAGAGAACATATTGCGAGCAAATGGAAGTGATATTCGTCCATG GTGGATATACCATCACTATTGCGCTATGCTTATGGCCCTAGTTAGTCTCACTTGGGAGATCAAAAGACAGCCTAATTGTGCTCAGAAGCAG AGAGGTGTAGAACTTTTCCTTCAATGGGCTATGATGCAAGGAGTTGCCATGCTTCTTCAAAATAGATATCAGCGTCAGAGACTTTATACTCGTATTGCCCTTGGAAAG GCTAATAGAATGGATGTTGTGTGGGGAGAAACGTCTGGTGTAGACGGCCAACTGTGGGTTTTATGTCCAATTCTTTTTGCTATGCAG GGGTTTGAGGCATATGTTGGACTCCTATTGCTCAAGACAGCATTCGTTGGAGTTGTTACTGAATGGCAG GTAATTTGTTGTGGGATACTTTTGGTTTTGATGGCTGTTGGGAACTTTATAAACACAATACAGACACTCATGACAAAATCAAGGTTTAAAGCAAAGATGAAAAGATCAAAGAGCAAGCCGGAGTTGGATTAG
- the LOC128031894 gene encoding uncharacterized protein LOC128031894, which yields MQRANESASADKFEEEVGRVMEQARELHESGASLLWKISNEEQSLRQKAISLESSIRRVRSSINSLVSKKLLDPKFASKLEEDLQRASSILTDGEAAAFLPAKAQGRFLRMFLGPINVRASRKEVQLKVKEEYNSYRDRTAFLFLLFPLTLLILKSWIWEGCLPAFPVQLYEAWLLFLYTGLAMRENILRANGSDIRPWWIYHHYCAMLMALVSLTWEIKRQPNCAQKQRGVELFLQWAMMQGVAMLLQNRYQRQRLYTRIALGKANRMDVVWGETSGVDGQLWVLCPILFVMQGFEAYVGLLLLKTAFVGVVTEWQVICCGILLVLMAVGNFINTIQTLMTKSRFKAKMKRSKSKAELD from the exons ATGCAGAGGGCGAATGAATCGGCGTCTGCGGATAAATTTGAAGAAGAAGTAGGGAGGGTGATGGAGCAAGCCAGGGAGTTGCACGAATCTGGAGCTTCGCTTTTATGGAAGATTTCAAACGAGGAGCAGTCTCTTCGCCAAAAAGCCATTTCTCTTGAATCCTCTATTCGCCGTGTTCGTTCTTCGATCAACTCGCTTGTATCTAAAAAGCTTTTGGATCCTAAGTTCGCAAGCAAG CTCGAAGAGGATTTACAGAGAGCCAGCTCTATCTTAACAGATGGAGAAGCCGCTGCTTTTCTTCCTGCCAAAGCTCAGG GAAGGTTTCTGAGGATGTTTCTGGGACCGATCAATGTGCGGGCATCTCGTAAAGAAGTCCAGTTGAAAGTTAAGGAGGAATATAACAGCTATAGA GATAGGACTGCCTttctgtttcttcttttcccGTTAACcttgcttattttaaaatcttggaTTTGGGAAGGCTGCTTGCCTGCATTTCCAGTTCAATTGTACGAG GCATGGTTGTTGTTCCTTTACACTGGTTTGGCTATGCGAGAGAACATATTGCGAGCAAATGGAAGTGACATCCGTCCATG GTGGATATACCATCACTATTGTGCTATGCTTATGGCCCTAGTTAGTCTCACTTGGGAGATCAAAAGACAGCCTAATTGTGCTCAAAAGCAG AGAGGTGTAGAACTTTTCCTTCAATGGGCTATGATGCAAGGAGTTGCCATGCTTCTTCAAAATAGATATCAGCGTCAGAGACTTTATACTCGTATTGCCCTTGGAAAG GCTAATAGAATGGATGTTGTGTGGGGTGAAACATCTGGTGTAGATGGCCAACTGTGGGTTTTATGTCCAATACTTTTCGTTATGCAG GGTTTTGAGGCATATGTTGGGCTGCTATTGCTCAAGACAGCATTTGTTGGAGTTGTTACTGAATGGCAG GTAATTTGTTGTGGGATACTCTTGGTTTTGATGGCTGTTGGAAACTTTATAAACACAATACAGACACTCATGACGAAATCAAGGTTTAAAGCAAAGATGAAAAGATCAAAGAGCAAGGCGGAGTTGGATTAG
- the LOC105801856 gene encoding probable receptor-like protein kinase At1g33260: MDVIKFVCWCQCCWNIPSISSFLLLPTLFFSSSSFTTFVVASTVSPPTALTVSLKATQSPLFYPQLAVIVAVSLLLFAMGFLLEFLKRRKHTAATSRADEEKGKDGEQRGVRKFKWDEIKDLTKGFSRLIGQGGFSNVYLANLSGSNLGAVKILVGNDRLNQVFKQELDILTRIRHENIVKFLGYCDDQEEGAIVFEYISNGNLQEKLHGNEKNFLPWKTRTAIAFQLTAAIEYLHEKCSLQIVHGDIKASNILLDERFNCNLCDFGSAKMGFSSAVMPPSSRTKQIMVGSPGYTDPHYLRTGIASKKNDVYSLGVIILELVTGMEAFCPERGQLLTTMVAPKLRDIAKCGRAEETVAEMVDRRLGGEFDLEEAKALLLIVELCLHRSPTVRPSASQIMEMMKDKMGAVDSLFSPAKGCRF, encoded by the exons ATGGATGTCATAAAGTTTGTCTGCTGGTGCCAATGTTGTTGGAACATCCCATCcatttcttcctttttattattaccAACACTCttcttttcatcttcttcattcaCCACTTTCGTCGTCGCTTCCACCGTTTCTCCGCCGACAGCGCTGACAGTTTCTTTAAAAGCAACTCAATCGCCGCTGTTTTATCCTCAACTCGCTGTTATCGTCGCTGTTTCTCTTCTTTTGTTTGCTATGGGATTCTTGTTGGAATTCCTTAAACGCCGGAAACACACGGCGGCGACTAGTCGGGCCGATGAAGAGAAGGGAAAAGATGGGGAACAAAGGGGTGTTAGGAAATTTAAATGGGATGAGATTAAGGATTTGACTAAAGGATTTTCGCGGTTGATCGGACAAGGTGGGTTCAGTAATGTGTACTTGGCTAACTTGTCGGGTTCTAATCTCGGAGCAGTTAAGATCCTTGTCGGAAATGATAGATTAAATCAAGTGTTTAAACAGGAACTGGACATTTTAACCCGAATCCGACATGAAAACATCGTTAAATTCCTCGGTTACTGCGACGATCAAG AGGAAGGTGCCATTGTGtttgaatacatttcaaatggaaatttacaagaaaaactccatggaaatgaaaagaattttcttccGTGGAAAACCCGAACCGCCATAGCTTTTCAGCTTACTGCAGCAATTGAATACTTGCACGAAAAATGCAGCCTGCAAATAGTTCACGGCGATATTAAAGCTTCAAACATCTTATTAGACGAGCGTTTCAACTGTAACCTCTGCGATTTCGGGTCGGCGAAGATGGGTTTCTCGTCGGCGGTAATGCCTCCGTCGTCGAGGACGAAGCAAATAATGGTAGGCTCACCGGGTTACACCGACCCTCATTACTTGAGGACCGGTATCGCTTCAAAGAAGAACGATGTTTACAGTTTGGGTGTTATTATTTTGGAGCTTGTGACTGGTATGGAAGCTTTTTGTCCAGAAAGGGGACAACTATTGACGACAATGGTGGCGCCGAAATTAAGGGATATTGCGAAGTGTGGTAGGGCGGAGGAGACGGTGGCGGAAATGGTTGATCGGCGTTTAGGTGGTGAgtttgatttggaagaagctaAAGCTTTGCTTTTGATCGTTGAACTTTGTCTTCACCGGTCACCTACTGTTAGGCCTTCAGCTTCACAAATCATGGAAATGATGAAGGATAAAATGGGTGCCGTTGATTCTCTGTTTTCGCCGGCTAAAGGTTGCcggttttga
- the LOC105801858 gene encoding chloroplastic import inner membrane translocase subunit HP30-2, whose amino-acid sequence MVRIEEKQGTIVPSSMPQQQNPLQQLQAKFKEVENGFRAWLSKQPLPVEATVVTTTGAAQGAAIGALMGTLTNDISSSLQTPPQASLNPQAMASFKQAQALSGGPLVQARNFAVMTGVNAGISCVMKRLRGKEDVQSSMAAAFGSGAMFSLVSGMGGPNQAANAVTSGLFFALVQGGLFQLGKNFSQPPVEDVNYYRTRSMLNSLGLQNYEKNFKKGLLTDSTLPLLTDSALRDVKIPPGPRLLILDHIQRDPVLKEKQGHRG is encoded by the exons ATGGTGCGTATAGAAGAAAAGCAAGGCACGATAGTGCCTAGTTCGATGCCCCAGCAACAAAACCCTCTGCAGCAATTGCAAGCTAAGTTCAAGGAAGTGGAGAACGGTTTCAGGGCTTGGTTATCCAAGCAACCCTTGCCAGTCGAGGCGACTGTTGTAACCACCACCGGCGCAGCTCAGGGCGCTGCTATCGGTGCTTTAATGGGTACCCTCACCAATGATATTTCGTCCTCTCTTCAAACTCCCCCTCAAGCTTCCCTAAATCCTCAAGCTATGGCTTCTTTCAAACAAGCCCAG GCTCTATCAGGGGGTCCTTTGGTACAAGCTCGCAACTTTGCGGTGATGACCGGTGTTAATGCCGGCATATCTTGTGTTATGAAAAGATTGAGAGGGAAAGAGGATGTGCAATCTAG CATGGCGGCAGCTTTTGGTTCTGGGGCCATGTTTTCTTTAGTCAGTGGCATGGGTGGACCAAATCAGGCTGCAAATGCAGTCACTTCTGGTCTATTTTTCGCACTTGTGCAAGGCGGGCTTTTCCAG TTGGGGAAAAACTTTTCTCAGCCACCTGTTGAGGATGTGAATTATTACAGAACAAGATCCATGTTAAACAGTCTCGGCCTGCAGAACTACGAGAAGAATTTCAAAAAAGGCTTGTTAACAGATAGCACATTGCCTTTGCTCACTGATAG TGCTCTTAGAGATGTGAAAATACCTCCTGGACCAAGGCTCCTTATTCTTGATCATATTCAAAG GGATCCAGTATTAAAAGAGAAGCAAGGGCACCGtggttga